A part of Ictalurus furcatus strain D&B chromosome 8, Billie_1.0, whole genome shotgun sequence genomic DNA contains:
- the LOC128611284 gene encoding uncharacterized protein LOC128611284 → MDHTLQHLLETSLQQHAVTQQLAESLQVATRTLIAMRTETPAASVPLPDASSETRRLLPPLGPEEDLEAYFEAFKSIARREGWDRDDWPRALGPLLTGEARTAYYALELEEAADYLAMKEGVLAWCGRTPGQAATEFHRWVYRPGARPRCQMNALIRTTKRWLRPDRHTASEVAEKVAVDRFLRALPRAERQAVGAHAPTTPQELLTVLERALATLELDPGEQQHLDRPPGAPGPRSDRQTRPRTWRNPQRAPTCEHPRDEPMPTEPEREAARLLTKPWLAGCALHQQQPPEAPSLTVWVEGRPVTALLDTGSTVTLARPSILPEERRPRGTLTVTCVHGDTREVPSAEVQIQGEAGNPGRSRHLAPPGRNHPRTPRASPPGTRLARIPGGTESRAPEIAATYEGDPGPVNREGKFGREQKEDDRLKHCWAQVRVIEGVDQSPDPRLPTSYFLVRGGLLYQRACRRAEQVDLLVVPRPKTAVLLHLAHTHPLGDHLGARNTLEKLRDHFVWRGMDAEVRAFCQQCPQCQRTAPRRPPPAPLIPLPIIGVPFERVGMDLVGPLPKSARGHEYILVLVDYATRYPEAVPLRKATSQNIARELVLLFSRVGIPKDVLTDQGTPFVSKLMADLCRLLQVKHLRTSVYHPQTDGLVERFNQTLKRMLRRCPQASTGFTPFELLFGRRPRGLLDVAHEAWEEQPSPFRSIVEYVQDMQARIDRVGPIVQEHMHAAQEEQKKVYNCPAQPREFQPGDRVLLLVPSSACKFLARWQGPYTVLERRGPVNYRLQQPGKRADEKLYHVNLLKKWVEPAPVVSAFAAQDSDRGKATLVGLGEGLTPAQRQELTELIDQFADVFSATPGMTQLVQHEIKTPPGVVVRQRPYRVPEARRQAIEEEVSRMLRDHVIEESSSPWSSPIVVVPKPDGSMRLCNNFRRLNQVSEFDSYPLPRVDDLVERLGRARFISTLDLTKGYWQVALAPEARPKTAFSTATGHWQYRVLPFGLHGAPATFQRLMDILLRPHRQFAAAYLDDVVIHSSTWADHLFHLREVLKAHRGAGLTANPKKCHLGLTEAQYLGYRIGRGMLKPQLKKIEAVKGYPRPTSKKQVRAFLGLAGYYRRFVPNFSAVASPLSDLTKKGQPDQVRWTADAERAFQALKGALTSAPVLRNPDFDLPFTVHTDASETGLGAVLSQTFDGEEHPVLYISRKLSPAERKYAAVEREALAIKWAIEELRYYLAGRHFVLITDHAPLQWMAKAKDTNARVTRWFLALQDFSFQVKHRAGAQHGNADGLSRRDTLWAHHRAAVGSELRGGTVATGREPAHTRRKSLLLQLPHLHDVGSFVPNIPPAGRTAAAGRD, encoded by the exons atGGACCACACCCTGCAACACCTGCTGGAGACAAGCCTCCAGCAGCACGCTGTGACGCAGCAGCTCGCCGAGAGCCTTCAGGTCGCCACACGGACACTGATCGCCATGAGGACTGAGACCCCCGCCGCCTCCGTGCCTCTCCCCGACGCAAGTAGCGAGACCCGCCGCCTACTACCCCCCCTCGGCCCCGAAGAGGACCTCGAGGCGTACTTCGAAGCCTTTAAGAGTATCGCCCGCCGAGAGGGGTGGGACCGTGATGACTGGCCACGCGCCCTTGGTCCACTGCTCACTGGAGAGGCCCGAACAGCCTACTATGCCCTCGAGCTGGAGGAGGCCGCGGACTACCTGGcgatgaaggagggagtcctggcatggtgtggccGAACCCCTGGCCAGGCTGCTACTGAATTCCATCGCTGGGTTTATCGACCAGGGGCCCGACCACGTTGCCAGATGAACGCCCTCATCCGGACCACCAAACGATGGCTCCGGCCGGATCGGCATACCGCCTCAGAGGTGGCGGAGAAGGTGGCGGTCGACCGTTTCCTGAGGGCGCTACCCCGGGCAGAGAGACAGGCCGTGGGGGCACACGCCCCAACTACGCCCCAGGAACTCCTAACTGTCCTGGAGCGAGCCttggccaccctggagctcgACCCCGGGGAGCAGCAGCACCTCGATCGGCCCCCCGGTGCCCCGGGCCCCCGGTCCGACCGCCAGACCCGGCCCCGCACCTGGAGGAACCCCCAGAGGGCGCCCACTTGTGAACACCCCCGAGACGAGCCCATGCCTACAGAGCCGGAGAGGGAAGCCGCCCGGCTGCTTACAAAACCATGGCTGGCAGGCTGCGCCCTCCATCAGCAGCAACCGCCGGAGGCGCCCTCCTTGACGGTGTGGGTCGAAGGGAGACCGGTAaccgccctgctggacaccgggagcacggtgaccctcgcCCGGCCCTCCATCCTGCCTGAGGAGCGCCGCCCAAGGGGGACGCTCACCGTGACCTGcgtccatggggacacccgggaagtcccctcagccgaggtccagatccaGGGCGAAGCCGGCAATCCGGGGCGAAGCCGGCACCTGGCCCCTCCAGGTCGGAATCATCCCCGAACTCCCCGTGCCTCTCCTCCTGGAACGAGACTGGCCAGGATTCCTGGTGGTACCGAGAGCCGAGCCCCGGAGATTGCGGCGACGTACGAAGGGGACCCCGGCCCG GTGAACCGAGAGGGGAAGTTCGgccgggagcagaaggaggacgaccggctgaagcactgctgggctcAGGTGCGGGTGATAGAGGGGGTCGACCAGAGTCCAGACCCGAGGCTCCCCACATCGTACTTCCTCGTCCGAGGGGGGCTCCTCTACCAACGGGCCTGCCGCCGCGcggagcaggtggacctactggtggtgcCCCGACCCAAGACGGCCGTCTTATTACACCTTGCCCACACCCATCCGCTCGGCGACCACCTGGGGGCCCGAaataccctggagaagctgcggGACCACTTCGTGTGGCGCGGGATGGACGCGGAGGTCCGGGCCTTTTGCCAACAGTGCCCGCAGTGCCAGCGCACGGCCCCGCGGAGGCCCCCGCCGGCGCCCCTGATCCCCTTGCCCATTATCGGCGTCCCGTTTGAACGAGTGGGCATGGATCTCGTGGGGCCCctacccaagtctgcccggggccatgAATACATCCTGGTCCTCGTCGACTACGCCACgcggtaccccgaggcggtgccgctCCGCAAGGCCACCTCGCAaaacatcgccagggagctggtactcctctTCAGTCGAGTGGGGATCCCCAAGGACGttctgaccgaccaaggtacacCTTTTGTCTCGAAGCTAATGGCGGATTTGTGTCGTCTGTTGCAAGTGAAGCACCTCCGGACATCGGTCTACCACCCCCAAACCGACGGGCTGGTCGAGAGGTTCAATCAGACCCTCAAGCggatgctgcgccgg tgcccccaggcgtccacgggcttcacgcCCTTCGAGCTCCTGTTCGGGCGGCGCCCGCGGGGATTGTTGGACGTGGCCCAcgaagcctgggaggagcaaccaTCCCCCTTCCGCTCCATCGTCGAGTACGTGCAGGACATGCAAGCAAGGATTGACAGGGTGGGCCCCATCGTCCAGGAGCACATGCACGCGGCgcaggaggagcagaagaaggTATACAACTGCCCCGCACAGCCCCGGGAATTCCAGCCGGGGGACCGGGTCCTCCTGTTAGTGCCCAGCAGCGCCTGCAAGTTCCTCGCCCGGTGGCAAGGTCCATATACCGTCCTCGAGCGCCGGGGCCCggtcaactaccgcctgcagcagcccggtaagcggGCGGACGAGAAGCTATACCATGTAAACCTGCTGAAAAAGTGGGTGGAACCAGCCCCGGTGGTGTCGGCGTTCGCAGCTCAGGACTCGGACCGGGGCAAGGCTACCTTGGTCGGCTTAGGGGAGGGCCTCACCCCCGCCCAAAGGCAGGAGCTTACCGAGCTGATCGACCAGTTCGCAGATGTGTTTTCGGCTACCCCGGggatgacccagctggtccagcatgaaatcaagactCCTCCCGGTGTAGTGGTGAGACAaaggccctaccgtgtcccCGAGGCTCGGCGCCAGGCCATCGAGGAGGAAGTCAGTCGCATGCTGCGGGACCACGTCAtcgaggagtccagcagcccctggtccagccccatcgtcgtcgtgccgAAGCCGGATGGGAgcatgaggctatgcaacaactTCCGGAGGCTGAACCAGGTGTCAGAGttcgacagctaccccctccccagaGTGGACGACCTGGTCGAGAGGCTGGGGAGAGCCCGATTCATATCGACCCTGGACCTCACcaaaggctactggcaagtggcgctCGCACCGGAGGCAAGGcccaagacggcctttagcacggccaccggccactggcagtatcgggttctcccctttgggctgcaCGGGGCGCCCGCCACGTTCCAGCGGCtaatggacatcctcctgcggccccaccggCAGTTTGCAGCGGCCTACCTGGATGAcgtggtcatccactcctccacctgggccgaccacctgttccacctcagGGAGGTCCTGAAAGCACACCGGGGGGCCGGCCTGACCGCCAACCCAAAGAAGTGCCATCTAGGGCTGACGGAAGCCCAGTACCTGGGATACCGCATCGGACGGGGAATGCTGAAGCCCCAACTAAAGAAGATCGAGGCGGTGAAGGGCTACCCGCGTCCGACATCGAAAaagcaggtacgtgccttcttgggattGGCGGGCTACTACCGCAGGTTCGTGCCTAATTTTTCTGCTGTagcctctcccctctcagaccttacaaagaagggccagccagaccaGGTCAGGTGGACAGCCGACGCAGAAAGGGCCTTCCAGGCCCTAAAaggggccctcaccagcgcgccggtGCTCCGCAACCCGGACTTTGACCTCCCGTTCACCGTGCATACTGATGCAtccgagaccgggctgggcGCCGTCCTCTCCCAGACCTTCGACGGggaagaacacccggtcctctacatcagccggAAGCTGTCCCCGGCCGAGAGGAAGTATGCGGCGGTCGAGCGGGAGGCACTGgcgataaaatgggccatcgaggagctgagATACTACCTGGCAGGCAGGCACTTCGTCCTCATAACGGACCACGcccccctgcagtggatggccaaggcgaaGGACACCAACGCCCGGGTAACCcgctggttcctcgccttacaAGACTTCTCCTTCCAGGTTaagcaccgggcgggggcccagCATGGTAATGCGGATGGGCTCTCACGACGAGACACcctctgggcccaccaccgagcggcagtaggctcggagctgagggggggtactgtcgcgacgggcagagagccggcgcacacaagaaggaaatcgctccttctccaactgccgcacttgcacgacgtgggcagcttcgtgccAAACATTCCaccagccggaaggaccgccgcggcggggcgggactga